In Brienomyrus brachyistius isolate T26 chromosome 14, BBRACH_0.4, whole genome shotgun sequence, the following proteins share a genomic window:
- the LOC125708021 gene encoding tetratricopeptide repeat protein 9A isoform X2 — protein sequence MSQRQTAYDGNYNRAEGGGSVGGSSIVGASTLQQCIHPPSSRIRDTRSQQHVRHHSASVLKQPSHNEPADLVKRALDFKTQGTQCYKDKKYREAIGKYHRALLEMKGLCRVLGDSDVSCRSPSSALKTMSHSALTDEEKGAVENAELECYNSLAACLLQMELVNYERVKEYCLKVLCKEGENFKALYRSGVAYYHLGDFNKALHYLKESHKQQPSAFPVTVLQTPM from the exons ATGAGTCAAAGGCAGACCGCGTACGATGGGAATTATAACAGAGCGGAGGGTGGTGGCAGTGTTGGTGGAAGCAGCATCGTCGGCGCGTCCACGCTGCAGCAGTGCATCCATCCTCCCAGTAGCCGGATCAGAGACACTCGCTCCCAGCAGCATGTCCGTCACCACTCCGCCTCCGTCCTCAAGCAGCCGTCGCATAACGAACCTGCAGACTTAGTTAAACGGGCTCTGGATTTCAAGACGCAGGGGACCCAGTGCTACAAGGATAAGAAATACAGAGAGGCGATCGGCAAGTACCATCGGGCGCTGCTTGAGATGAAGGGGTTATGTAGGGTGCTGGGGGATTCCGATGTTAGTTGCAGGTCTCCCTCGTCTGCTCTGAAAACTATGAGCCACTCCGCCTTGACAGATGAAGAAAAGGGCGCAGTAGAGAACGCCGAGCTGGAATGTTACAACAGTCTTGCAG CTTGCTTGTTGCAGATGGAGTTGGTAAACTATGAGCGCGTCAAGGAATACTGTCTGAAGGTCCTTTGCAAGGAAGGGGAGAACTTCAAGGCCTTGTACCGATCTGGGGTGGCTTATTATCACCTGGGAGACTTTAACAAGGCTCTTCACTACCTGAAAGAGTCACATAAACAGCAACCATCTG CTTTTCCTGTTACTGTGCTCCAGACACCAATGTAA
- the LOC125708021 gene encoding tetratricopeptide repeat protein 9A isoform X1 translates to MSQRQTAYDGNYNRAEGGGSVGGSSIVGASTLQQCIHPPSSRIRDTRSQQHVRHHSASVLKQPSHNEPADLVKRALDFKTQGTQCYKDKKYREAIGKYHRALLEMKGLCRVLGDSDVSCRSPSSALKTMSHSALTDEEKGAVENAELECYNSLAACLLQMELVNYERVKEYCLKVLCKEGENFKALYRSGVAYYHLGDFNKALHYLKESHKQQPSDTNVIRYIQLTEMKIRRSIQREKEAS, encoded by the exons ATGAGTCAAAGGCAGACCGCGTACGATGGGAATTATAACAGAGCGGAGGGTGGTGGCAGTGTTGGTGGAAGCAGCATCGTCGGCGCGTCCACGCTGCAGCAGTGCATCCATCCTCCCAGTAGCCGGATCAGAGACACTCGCTCCCAGCAGCATGTCCGTCACCACTCCGCCTCCGTCCTCAAGCAGCCGTCGCATAACGAACCTGCAGACTTAGTTAAACGGGCTCTGGATTTCAAGACGCAGGGGACCCAGTGCTACAAGGATAAGAAATACAGAGAGGCGATCGGCAAGTACCATCGGGCGCTGCTTGAGATGAAGGGGTTATGTAGGGTGCTGGGGGATTCCGATGTTAGTTGCAGGTCTCCCTCGTCTGCTCTGAAAACTATGAGCCACTCCGCCTTGACAGATGAAGAAAAGGGCGCAGTAGAGAACGCCGAGCTGGAATGTTACAACAGTCTTGCAG CTTGCTTGTTGCAGATGGAGTTGGTAAACTATGAGCGCGTCAAGGAATACTGTCTGAAGGTCCTTTGCAAGGAAGGGGAGAACTTCAAGGCCTTGTACCGATCTGGGGTGGCTTATTATCACCTGGGAGACTTTAACAAGGCTCTTCACTACCTGAAAGAGTCACATAAACAGCAACCATCTG ACACCAATGTAATCCGCTACATCCAGCTGACAGAGATGAAGATCCGTCGCAGCATCCAGAGAGAAAAAGAGGCCTCATAA